From a single Nicotiana tabacum cultivar K326 chromosome 8, ASM71507v2, whole genome shotgun sequence genomic region:
- the LOC142162788 gene encoding uncharacterized protein LOC142162788 — protein MVEAWLILGDFNTMLSVNDRINGNPVHQSEVVDFQTCVDDTGLGLLNRKGCQWSWCNKRDGTNRIYSNIDWSLGNSYWFIQYGYTEAIYENYGVSDHSPIVLCTEIIRNHLPKPFRLLNVLLQEDEFNKLVQEV, from the coding sequence ATGGTGGAGGCCTGGTTGATCTTAGGAGACTTCAATACTATGTTATCTGTTAATGATAGAATTAATGGTAATCCAGTTCACCAGAGTGAAGTGGTTGATTTTCAAACTTGTGTTGATGATACTGGTTTGGGATTGTTGAACAGAAAAGGTTGCCAGTGGTCTTGGTGCAACAAAAGAGATGGTACTAATAGAATATACAGTAATATTGACTGGTCATTGGGAAACTCTTACTGGTTCATACAGTATGGTTATACAGAGGCAATATATGAGAACTATGGGGTCTCTGATCATTCACCCATAGTATTATGTACTGAGATTATTAGAAACCACTTACCAAAACCATTTAGGCTTCTTAATGTTCTTTTGCAGGAAGATGAATTCAACAAGCTAGTACAAGAGGTGTGA
- the LOC142162790 gene encoding uncharacterized protein LOC142162790, with protein MVLLEYGIPTKMVQWIMKCVTNANYSILINGGLTKRIQAKGLRQGDPMYPYLFVLVMEYLSRTLKTLKDIPDFNFHPRCAKMNLTYIRSYSPSKRALISWDRICMPVSTEGLNVINFEWWNKAALCKLIWAVYSKKDALWIKWMHSVYIKKKNFNIMQTSTQACWLVRKVFDVRDWYINIESFANINKFCRKGQFSIHKMYTLSRSQYPKVGMKALLLGTSIPRYNFILWLALNHRLTTMDRLVAWGIQVDLGCVLCKNKKNETMAHLYFECQYSRSI; from the exons ATGGTACTGTTGGAGTATGGGATACCTACTAAGATggtgcagtggattatgaaatgTGTAACTAATGCAAACTATTCTATATTGATTAATGGTGGCCTCACAAAAAGGATTCAAGCAAAGGGATTGAGACAAGGGGATCCTATGTATCCATACTTATTTGTCCTAGTGATGGAGTATTTGAGCAGAACTTTGAAGACTCTCAAGGACATTCCTGATTTCAATTTCCATCCAAGATGTGCCAAAATGAATCTCACCTATATCA GAAGTTATAGTCCTTCAAAGAGAGCTTTGATTTCCTGGGATAGAATATGCATGCCTGTATCAACTGAAGGTTTAAATGTTATAAACTTTGAATGGTGGAATAAAGCAGCACTGTGTAAGCTAATATGGGCAGTATATTCAAAGAAGGATGCTCTCTGGATCAAATGGATGCACTCAGTGTATATAAAGAAGAAGAATTTCAATATTATGCAGACTTCTACCCAGGCTTGTTGGCTGGTAAGGAAAGTATTTGATGTTAGAGACTGGTACATAAATATTGAATCCTTTGCAAATATTAACAAGTTTTGCAGAAAGGGACAGTTTagtatacataagatgtacactcTATCAAGATCTCAGTACCCAAAGGTTGGGATGAAAGCCTTACTATTGGGTACAAGTATCCCTAGATACAATTTTATACTATGGCTAGCTCTAAACCACAGACTTACTACTATGGATAGACTAGTAGCATGGGGCATACAGGTTGATCTTGGATGTGTTTTATGTAAGAATAAAAAGAATGAAACTATGGCTCACTTGTACTTTGAATGCCAATACTCAAGGAGCATATAG